Within Trichoderma atroviride chromosome 2, complete sequence, the genomic segment GATAAAACAATCTGGaatgttttattatttaattgaAGggggttttcttttccttggggctttattttatattgTAAGTATATATCTTGAGTGTTTAATAAGACAATTAGTTCTAATACTCTAATCTATAGACCAAATTTCCTGAGAAACAATTTCCAGGTCGATTCGATATATATGGCTCCTCCCATCAACTCTTTCATATACTAGTTGTCTCCGCTACTGCATTTCATTTGATTGGGATATTGGATGCCTTCAACTATAATTACATTAATCGAACATGTTCATCTCACTAAGTCATTTACTTGTACGGGGCGTTGGATATCTTCTTGTGGGTCACTTGCAATAGATAGTACTCATAAAGCCGGAATATACGGATGCAATAGACCAGCCTGAAGCATGTCATATCTTGGATATCTGCAATAATTAGAAACAACAGGTAAAAGAGATCCACTATCTGCCATATGAAGCTTGGAAGGACAAGTAACTGGGCACAAATGAACTGTACGAAACGAGAATGGTATATCCTATTATTATGATGCTAAGCCCCTTCCTCGACACAAAGCGCGGCAGATAGCCTTGTGATAAGAGGGAGACCAGATCCTGAGACAAATATTGGTGACTGGAGATGTGAGCGGCTGCTCAAACACCTACTACTGGCCTGAAAGCTGCGGCCTGAAAGAAATGACTCCGCCACCCACCATCAGTAGGTATATAAGGCAGGATTCCTCCCCTCCAAAgaaagtttttttctttcttccatTCATCATCTCTTCAAGCAATCTCAGCATAAATCtcaaactcttcttctcaccaaACATTTCATACCTTTTCCCACCATGTTCTCATCATCTGTACTGGATGACAGCGTCCAGCTTCCACAAATGCAAGAAAAGCTAGCTGGAATAATTGAGAATATTCTTCAAATCAATACGGACACTTCATCTAATGGAATGGATCTATTCACCAGACTCAGGGACATCATACGACAGCGAACGAAGGATGAGCAATCTCGGATAGAGTCATTTGCCACTCACCTGAATCTTGCGGCTGATTATCTTGCTAAAGAGCTGCATAACCTATGGGCAGATTCTAAATCTTCGAGTTCTGATGAATCGGTCGATACTGAGACTGAATCGACGACCGAAGGTGCTAATACGGAACATGATGGACTCGTCCACTCCGAAAGGCTGAATGACCCGCCATCAGAGTCTGAATCTTCGAGTTCTGAGCCTGAGCCGACCGGAGAAGGTGCTATAACGGAACATAATATGCTCGCCTACTTCAATGAATTCATTGTTAACATTCGCCAATCATCGGTTAGTGGTCGACTTCTCTTGAAGAGTACAGGGCACAAATTCAGCGTGGATTCGTTAGAAACACTCGCACCAAATAAGCACTTGGACATCGACATACTCACCGCCTGCTTACACCTTCTTGCCAAGCTGCCTGGAGTTCGAGTGGGCTCGCCAATCTCTTTTCATCACACTCTTCGTCGTCCGTTGGAAAGAGCGGCGAAACAGATGGCCATTCGTGACGGAGCGGAAACTTTCCCTCGtcaagtttatttttttccacTCCGCCATTGCAACAACGGTTATAGTCTTCTTGAAGTCAATATCAGGGATTGTTATATATATCATTATGATCCCGTATGCACTACGAGAAGCAGAGTCAATGTTAGGGTAAGTTAAGCTATAAGTTTTACAGATTCAAGCTAACTTGCATCAGGATGCGTGTATGAATCAATTCCCAACATTTAGATATGCTGTCAAGGTAAGCGCTCTTCTCATGAAATTATTAACGGATTTGACTAACTTGACTAGTATGGAATAAGGGAGAATGATAGCCAAAACTGTGGGCTTACTGTAATTGGACATGCTTGTATGCGCATGCTCGATCTTTCGATCCCACTTGGAGAATACGATTTGGATATGGTTAGGCTCCATACAGTTGAAGCCTTTAATAATGCATGGGCAATGGGAGAATTATCAGAAGCTCCAATGCATCTGCTGAAAAAACGGGAGCTATATCAACCAGCAGAAACGCAACGCACCAAGAGACAGAAGTATTGATTGAGAACtaaaatatcttataacAATTTCACTTCAAGAAAAATAAATTGAATAGCACAACTGATAGGTTTGCATACACAAGCTCAAACTTGGCATACCAAGTTCTCCGAATGGGAGGATATTTGTAAACgtaatataaatactttCAATGAAACACAAAACTATGTAACTATTATTATACATTAAGATGAACTCTCTCCCGCTTTATAAATCACAATACCCAGGACCAAGGGGTTGCATCATAAAGATTGCAACACACCGTTCCGGATCTTGCTAGCACAATCATCTGCCAGCCTTGCTTCATCACATCCCTTCCAACTGAGCTTTGAAAGCCCTTGCATCTCATTGCGTCGGGACTCTGGGCATCTAATGATACCATGTTACCCAAACGCCTTTTTTGATGCCCCGGAAACTCTGAAATATGTTCTGTAAACGTTTTATTGCACTTCCGAAAACTCTGCTCCCAATCGCTGTTGATGCTCAAGATTCTACCTCCACATTCTACCCAGTATATGCTGTGCAAATTTTTTCGTCTATCGTCAAGCCAGCGAGCCAATATCTCATAATTATGTTGAGATATGAAGGATCGCCATATTTCTCCGTagtccaaaaaaagagactcGTTATCGCCAAATCTTCTAATCTTGGTGGCTGAAGTATTTGCCTGGGTAAACGTAAAGCTTGTATTCTGATACTTTCCCATTGTTCGCCCGCCATTGACAGTGCTGTAATTTGCTGTGGGTTCCCAGAGTATCGATTGTTTGAGACTGGCTTGTTGGTAGTACATGTGAGCTGCACACCAACCCCCGATGAATGCCTGTAAATGGCTGGCGTAATAGTTCTTCACAAACTCCATACAGCCCGTGATTCCTTTGTTGTAACAGCCTATAATCAGGTCTATTTGCTCGACTCCGCGGGGCGTGGAGATTGTTCCGTGCAGAACACTGAAAGGCTGGCCAAGGGCATCTTCGTAGGTCGTATCCTCGAAATCGTGAGTCTCATCGCTTGGGAAAATATCAATTTCCCCATCCTTTTGAAGAATTATTGTAAAACTGCTGGATTTAATCTCATCCATATAAAATTCCATGTCAATTTGGCGTAAAACGGAATATAGCTTCTCCCCTAGAAGATATGTCGGTCTCTCTAGAGGGGCATGCGCCCAGGTGCTTAAGGCgatcatctttcttctgctgACGATTACAACACCATTTGTTTGTAAATCGTCAATGATGTCCTGTCCAAATAGTTCCCAAGTAACGCCGTTGATGCTCAAAGCGGTGATGCTATCCGCCACAGACTCCTTGTAGCCTGGAATAATGAGCTCCCAGCGGGCATTCGGCGGAGCTGAGCCTGGAATAGTAAATTCCAAG encodes:
- a CDS encoding uncharacterized protein (EggNog:ENOG41): MASTHIPNMSVNAISEVVKKLSISDVNILKQNFPFSKALDASCQDRMNPLKYLSTTFPYPATLMSVMFDVGGVFGGYRALEFTIPGSAPPNARWELIIPGYKESVADSITALSINGVTWELFGQDIIDDLQTNGVVIVSRRKMIALSTWAHAPLERPTYLLGEKLYSVLRQIDMEFYMDEIKSSSFTIILQKDGEIDIFPSDETHDFEDTTYEDALGQPFSVLHGTISTPRGVEQIDLIIGCYNKGITGCMDQSQTIDTLGTHSKLQHCQWRANNGKVSEYKLYVYPGKYFSHQD